GCAAGCGACTCAACGGAGAATAATCAGCGGGGGCATCTCACGGCACCAAGAACCGATTATTGTAAGCCGATCGCGTTCATTTGGGTAGATACCCGAAGGCGGATTCAGGACACGCCGGGGCGAATCGGGGCGGATGGGAGCGGATTCGGGTCACTCCCGGGCAGATTGATCCCATTCGATCTGCGAGGGGGGCAGCTCGATTTGATCCGGTTCGGCCTGATCGCGGAACTCCGACTGCGTGACCGTCAAGCGAGCATCGCCGGTGGCACGAATCGCACGCCGATTGTGCAGAATCTGACAGCGTTCGAGTACCACCGTTGCGGGTTTCGCGGAGGACTCGTTGGGCGGGATTTCGGCAGGCAGGGCGAGCATCGCCACGGCCGTGGAGCGCATCCCAGTCAACTGACATTTGCGGAGCAGCACATTCGCCCCGTTGCTGACCCGCAGCCCATCTCCGGACGAATCGCGGAGCTGGCAATTGGTCAACCACAGATGCATTTTTCCCGAGGTGTGAACGAGCGCATGCCCATTCGCGGTGCGGGCCCAATCGCAACGATCGGCAATGAGGTGGGCATCGTTCACGGAGATGAGCGCGGCCCCGGAATCGGCCAAATGCACCTGGACCAACTCGGCTTTGCACCCCGATTGAAGCCGCAACGCGGAATCGCTGGTCTGGATGATTTCGCCAAACTGAAGCTGAATCCGGGCCTGTTGCTCGCCAACCAATCCCGGTCCATTCCAATTGCCCAAAATCCGCGAATGATGCCAATGCAAATTCGCCTGCTCGCCTCGGACGCGGATCACCGGGGCCGATGGTGAGGGCTGACTGCGATTTCCGCGCACCAGCGAGCAGCCTTCCAAGGTGGTGGTGCCGTCATCGATCTGGATGCAGGTGCCGCGTAAACCACGCAGCGACAAATCGCGCAGCAGCACCATCTTGCCACGCGAGCGAATGCCAATTTCGCCAGTCAATTCCAGTCGCACCGTCCCCGGCGACGCCGCCACCAGCGAAATCGAGCGGTCGATTTGCAATTCGGATTCGGAATAGTGGCCCGGCTCGATGCGGATGGTCGTATCATCCGGCGCATCCGCCAGCGCATCCCGAATCCGCGCGTACTGCCCCGCTTGATTGCCCACAATTCGGATCGTCGCAGTCGCAGTCGCCGATTGATTCATGCCTATTTGCGGATTCGGGGGCGGATTCGACTGCGACTTGGGGGTCACCTTCGGTCGCTCGGCCCGTGATGGCGATTCCCCCGCAACGGGCGACGTGGAGATTGGGCGGTGCCATTCCTGGGCGAGTCCCAGACCGATGCCGATTCCGGTGCCCAACAAGGCCGTGCCGCCCAACACCACTGGCCACGCCCATCGCCCCCGGAATCGCGGATTCGGTGGAATGGGAGATTGCGAATCGAGACATTGTTCGAGTTCGGTTGCCACGGCCAGCCGCTCGGTACCGCGTTCCGCCGGGGATTTGGCCAGCAAGCGTTGCAGCAAGTTCGCCAGCTTCGCGGGCAGATCCGGGCGCAGTGTCCGCAGATCCGGCGGCGGCGCATGCACGATTCGCTCCACCGATTGCGACCAATCCAACGACTCTTCCAAGACGCCAAATAGCGACCGTCCGGTCAACAAATGCACCGCTGTGGCGGCGAGCGCGTACCAATCGGCGGCGGGGCCCACCAAATGCGGCGATTGAATTTGCTCGGGCGGCAGATACGCGAGCGTTCCCCCCATCGTCGCGCTGGGTGCGATGTCGCGATCGGGAAAAGGCTCCACTTGCCGGCACCAGGCGACGCCAAAATCGATGAGTTTCACGCCCAACGTCGGGTGAATCAGCAGATTCATCGGGTTGATGTCGCGATGGATGATCCCCTGCTGATGGCAGTGGTGCAATGCAGTCGCCGCCTCCACCAGCCACCGCACGACTTGGTTGACCGGCAAGGGGTGATGCCGTCGCCAGCGAGTCAGCAACCGCTCGCCGGGAATCCATTCCAACACCAGGAACGGGAATCCATCCAGTTCGTCGCTGTCCATAATCTGCACAAGATGCGGATGATGCAACCGCCCGAGAATTTGTCCTTCACGGATCATCCGTTGAACCAATCGGGGGCTTCCGCGATGCTCAGGCCGCAACACTTTCACGGCGACGGTTGCCCCCGATTGCCGATGCACAGCCTCGAAGACAATCCCCACCGCCCCGATTGCCACCTGTCGCACCAGGCGATAGCGAGGATGCCTGCGAAAGGCGCTGGGAAGTGCGGTGGCGATTCCTCCCAGCGGATCGCAGGCATCGGCGAGTTTTTTCACAAACCCATCATTGGGCAAGGTTTGCAACTGACTCATGCACTGCGGGCAACCCTCCAAGTGGGCGGCGATCCACTCGGCCTCGGTCAAGGAAACGGTGCCTTGGGAGAACGCCGCGAGTTGCTCCCATTCGGGATGCTCGGCAATCTCGCGCATCGGGGCAAACTGAGCCATGGCTATGCTCCTGGCACCGCTCCTGCGAATCCGAATCGATCAGCCCACAAACACCCCAAACGCAGTCGGCAATCCGCCAAACGATAAATCATCCGAAGGGCTGGTGGACAAGGTATTGCCCAGTGACCGAAACACGCGGACGCCCGGCGATTGGCCCTCGCCGCTGCCGGTGATCAGATCGAGTCGGCCATCGCCGTCCACATCCTTGACGGCCAACCGCACCCCGCCCCGCTCCTCGGCATCGAATGCGAATAAGTTCGCAAACGAGTTCGCAATGGCGGCATCGGACCCGGATGCGAGCAAATCGCTGTAGCGAATCGAGAGCACCCGCGGCCCGCCGCCCGGACCACCGCCAAAGACCAATTCCCCGCGACCATCGCCATCGAAATCGCCGACCGTGACAAACGCCCCGTTTCGCAGGGTGGATTCGAACGCAAAGAAATCGTTGACCAACCGCGATGGCGACCCGTTGGTCACGCTGGCCCCGCTGAAAATGGCAATCCGCGGACCGCCGCCGAACCCCGCCGAGACGACCAATTCCGCCTGGTTATCGCCATCCAGATCGCCGACACCGACGCGTGCCCCACCTCGGAAATTCGGATCATCGATGCCGAAATAGTCGGCCAGTTGGATGAGCTGGCCGCCGTTGAGTTGGAAGACCCGCACACGCGGCCCGCCGCCCAAATCGGGGGTGACAATGATCTCATCGCGGCCATCACCATTAATGTCGCCCGCCGCGACAAACAGCCCGACATTGACCAGATTTTCGCCCGGAAAAAGATCGGTGATCCCGAGTAAATCGCCGCCGTTGGCCCCGAGGATCCGCAGGAATCCGCCGCCGCCCGGCCCCGTGACCACGGCCTGATCCGCTTGGCCATCGCCGTCAAAATCCCCGACCGCCCCCCGCACCACGCCCCCGATTCCCGGAAACGCCCTGAACGACCCCGTCTGCGATAACCCACCCCCCGGCTGCGTAACATACACCTGCACATTCACCCCGACAATCACCACCAACTGCTGATCGCGTGGCGGAGTCGGACGCGAATTCACCGCAATCGTCACCGTTGCGGAGGATGTTCCCCCCCGTCCATCCGTGATGGTATAAGTGAACGAATCGGTGCCAATAAACCCGACATTCGGCGTGTAGATGACTTGGTTGCCCGACTGCGAAACTTGCCCATTGGCAGGTGCGGTCACCGACTGCAACGCGAGTGGGTCGTTATCGGGATCCGAATCGTTTTGCAGAACCGGAATGACAATCGAAATCCCAGCCGATGTCGATGCCAAATCCGCATTCGCAACCGGCGACGCATTTCCACTCCCGTCCGGCGGTGGTGGCGGTGGCGGTGGCGGTGGCGGCGTGAGTGGGATTCCCAGACTGACACCGGTTCCATCGTATAACACGTTATTCCCTGCGACGCTCAGTTCGGTGAATTCACGGGTGCGACCAGCTTTGGCGTCGATCAAACGATACGAGTCGTTGAGTTGAAACCCCGTACCGACCGGCACCGCTTCGAGTTTCCCTGCCAGAATCGCGCCCCCATCGGTCGTGAGTCTGCCGAATCCCCCGGCTGCACTGCCACCCGAGATTTGCGTATTGAAGGTGCCGCGATTGTCGAAGGCTCCCGTCAGGCTGAGCACACTCCCAACGCCTAGCGACAACGTCCCCTGATTGGTGAGCGAGGATAGTCCCAAATCGGTGCCGCCACGCAGGTTGAGCGCCCCTGCGGTGGT
This DNA window, taken from Tuwongella immobilis, encodes the following:
- a CDS encoding protein kinase domain-containing protein, which gives rise to MAQFAPMREIAEHPEWEQLAAFSQGTVSLTEAEWIAAHLEGCPQCMSQLQTLPNDGFVKKLADACDPLGGIATALPSAFRRHPRYRLVRQVAIGAVGIVFEAVHRQSGATVAVKVLRPEHRGSPRLVQRMIREGQILGRLHHPHLVQIMDSDELDGFPFLVLEWIPGERLLTRWRRHHPLPVNQVVRWLVEAATALHHCHQQGIIHRDINPMNLLIHPTLGVKLIDFGVAWCRQVEPFPDRDIAPSATMGGTLAYLPPEQIQSPHLVGPAADWYALAATAVHLLTGRSLFGVLEESLDWSQSVERIVHAPPPDLRTLRPDLPAKLANLLQRLLAKSPAERGTERLAVATELEQCLDSQSPIPPNPRFRGRWAWPVVLGGTALLGTGIGIGLGLAQEWHRPISTSPVAGESPSRAERPKVTPKSQSNPPPNPQIGMNQSATATATIRIVGNQAGQYARIRDALADAPDDTTIRIEPGHYSESELQIDRSISLVAASPGTVRLELTGEIGIRSRGKMVLLRDLSLRGLRGTCIQIDDGTTTLEGCSLVRGNRSQPSPSAPVIRVRGEQANLHWHHSRILGNWNGPGLVGEQQARIQLQFGEIIQTSDSALRLQSGCKAELVQVHLADSGAALISVNDAHLIADRCDWARTANGHALVHTSGKMHLWLTNCQLRDSSGDGLRVSNGANVLLRKCQLTGMRSTAVAMLALPAEIPPNESSAKPATVVLERCQILHNRRAIRATGDARLTVTQSEFRDQAEPDQIELPPSQIEWDQSARE
- a CDS encoding beta strand repeat-containing protein, translated to MRTANRQLTSWLSLEDRITPAIVSWDGGGGNLLWSNPLNWSSNQLPGAADDVIIGDAFADVDITLGFTTKVASVTSKSDIFITSAGTLDVSGADPDVAIVAPSLTLSGTLRNSITAANTPVFVNNGGVLDGVTVNGLLRVGFDNFVDTYVAVIGAGGLTLNGTADLGRDFSRGQLSFTGSQTLNGTGSVVFSGVSNNGLYAAGSGTLTIGSGITISGLSGFVGTGTSTVVNNGRIVADVFGGFINLFGNHPVSAGTLDDANGGTLFLAGTITGPGTVPIGANASLRVGGIGRLVGVTVDRPVFVDDGGVLDGVTVNGLLRVGFDNFVDTYVAVIGAGGLTLNGTADLGRDFSRGQLSFTGSQTLNGTGSVVFSGVSDNGLYAAGSGTLTIGSGITVSGLSGFVGNTGKTINNGLIHSNGGGTITTRGTFTNIGELRATGGTLDARNLTNLDGNGVLNGGTYTSNANGQIRFSREITALAANFTLGDPSATVVVNNTTAGAFVPLTGITTAGALNLRGGTDLGLSSLTNQGTLSLGVGSVLSLTGAFDNRGTFNTQISGGSAAGGFGRLTTDGGAILAGKLEAVPVGTGFQLNDSYRLIDAKAGRTREFTELSVAGNNVLYDGTGVSLGIPLTPPPPPPPPPPPDGSGNASPVANADLASTSAGISIVIPVLQNDSDPDNDPLALQSVTAPANGQVSQSGNQVIYTPNVGFIGTDSFTYTITDGRGGTSSATVTIAVNSRPTPPRDQQLVVIVGVNVQVYVTQPGGGLSQTGSFRAFPGIGGVVRGAVGDFDGDGQADQAVVTGPGGGGFLRILGANGGDLLGITDLFPGENLVNVGLFVAAGDINGDGRDEIIVTPDLGGGPRVRVFQLNGGQLIQLADYFGIDDPNFRGGARVGVGDLDGDNQAELVVSAGFGGGPRIAIFSGASVTNGSPSRLVNDFFAFESTLRNGAFVTVGDFDGDGRGELVFGGGPGGGPRVLSIRYSDLLASGSDAAIANSFANLFAFDAEERGGVRLAVKDVDGDGRLDLITGSGEGQSPGVRVFRSLGNTLSTSPSDDLSFGGLPTAFGVFVG